In Rhizophagus irregularis chromosome 17, complete sequence, the sequence ttaaaaataacaaaagggTCATATAAAAGACTAACATTTCGTGATCCACTTCTTTCAGAAAGGGAAATTGCCATAGCCAATTGGACCTGTTCTTCCTCCtctttcttttgtttttcaaGTTCATACTACCAATAATTATTGAGGTTAATAGCCATAAAATATTCACatcaaatttataagaaaaggTTGTGTCAAAACACATACTTCGCTTAATTCCTTTTTGGGTTTTTCTGGTGAAGGGAAATGAAagcctaaaaagaaaaaatttattcaataataagtGATTATTAATCGCAACATTTACactaaaaaatcataatttaaccTTGTGATCGCAAATTATTCATAGTCTCTTCCATAAGGCTCAAGGTATCGTCTGAACGGAATTCATTGCTCCATTCTTGAATTAAATCAAGTATTCGATCTTTTACAGTCCCATGTGTACTCTGTAATTAActatacaattaatatataagaaaatttttttatctaatgaAGAACTACAAATTTTGCTAACCTTGTCCTGTAATATACGAGTCAAAGTTTGTGTAAACGCACGAGAAGATATCTCCTTATGCACGTTAATACTACACATTTTGACAAGGGAATTGGATAGCTATCTCaagataaaaataacaaaaattagatCAAAacaatgcaaaaaaaatctaagtacCGATTTGACTTACCGTTAAAGCATAGCCTTGAACATTGGGGTTTCTATGAAGCAAACGTTTTTGAATTGCAGCTACACAGTCGCGAgcactaataatataaagttattaatctTTGTTAACGagatataaagaataaaatatacacCCTTACCCTTGCTCTCCACCTTGCTCAACCTTTTCACATAATGTAGTTATAAGTTCCCAGTTTTCCTTAGTGAGAGTCTCATTGGTAGCAGCAACTATAAACAAGTTAAGCCGGAATTAACATAAGCATATACGAACTTCATAGGAATTTCTACTTTATCAATACTTACTAACGTCGTCTTCAAACTGATTTGGATTTTTAAACATCGCACGTTTTGTGggttatattgtaaaataaaaaaaaaagataatttctGCGTTTTGCAAGCCAagggaaaaaaatttacgttATATCATATTCTGCGGGGAGCAAGTTATATCAGCTCCGCGTCATCTGATCATCCCCATAGGTTACACAAAATCAATTTCTGCGAAATTAGTCTGTTtgagattttaatttttatattttttttaatgtacttTACTAATATCTAATAATAGCAGGaactaaaaaaagttcaagtttgatataaatgataataaaacaAGATTATCTACTTTTTGTTGTAAATTCATGCTTATTTTATAGGccattttatacaataaaaaaggaaaaaaaataaatctatagtataTCCCGCTTTGATATATTCCCAAATCCCCGTTGCTGTTGGTATAACCTATACCCTAAAAAGGCAGCTCCTCCTAATGCTCCCATAACTGCTGTAAAAGTCAAATATTTCTTAACCTTAGAAGATTCGTGTGCTGAACCTGCAAGCCCTGGTGTAGCAGGAACTGGATTAATTGCTACTCCTACTAAATGGTTCCACAAGTCTGCTGTTTGATGATTCTTTACGGAAACGCTAACAGGACCAGATAAACCGAGGTCATGGCAATATACATCAGGCTGGACTTCATTACgctaaataattaaagataaaataaataaataaataaataaatgagcatatagtaaaaaaaaaaattatataacaaaccTGTTGAACTAAATCGGAATCGCTCTTTGTAGCAACAAATACCGTAGGATAATTATCTAAATTGTGTCGCTTCTAGacattttaacaataatacattaatataCGTGTAATAATAATCGAATATTAGATACTTATCTATACTAACCCGAAGTTCTACAATATATGAGAACGAGTTTACATCACTAGAATCAAATACAAAACATAGCAAATCACAAGCTTCCATTTTACGTTTATTCTGAAGTATTTCTGCCTCATATTTAGAACCAAACTCttgtaactaaaaataaataaataaatatttttctagtAATCAAAAACAATATCATATATGTTATTAAACATACCACTAAATATTTTTCCGCGCCTTTAATCTCAACAGAGTTCACCGCACAGAATGGTCTTGTAGTAGGTGTATAACCATTTGTATATGGCTTATTAACGAAAGCTTTTAATAAGGaagtctaataaataatagattttagTAGGcagtttaaatatataaatctcCACATTTTAATGTTGCTACCTTACCTTACCAGAACCGGCTGCACCAAATACATATGCTAAAAAAACATTACGTTGCACTTTATTTCGTTTCCTGTCAGCTTTCCTTGGTCTTGTAACTTTTAAAGCCATTCGTGTATCATCCTCAAATCCCAAATAAGCTAGATATGATAACGTCGTCTTATAATCAAGAAGTGTTGTCAtactttttatcataaaataaatttaaacaaaaaagattAGACACAAactataagtaatatatatatatatatatatatatattgagcATAATACCTCCATTGTGCCAACCATCCTTGTAAAGTAACAGCTCCTGCGTCGTTCGTAATTGTAGTGTGGGGAAAATCTGAATTTGCCCATGGATCTCCAGGTGAAGTACTAAACAATTGAGCTAATTCACTTTCCTTCAAAGCACCATCCTTATCCTTATTTccaaaatcaataaattataagttaAATTCATTAACATCTTCAAatccaataaatattatagtaatacaTTCTAAAGAATTACTTTGTCAAAAACTTGAAATATTTCCGTAAAGAATTCATACCCTAAAGGGCTTAATTCAACTGAACAATCATGTGGAACCTCAAACCTAAATAAAATGATGCTATCATTAATTTCACATTAACacagaatatataaataacaaggaataagtaaaattaaatgagaTAATTACGAAGGATAAAGAAAATCCTCCCTTAATGACAGATCATCACCATAACCGAATTTCCTTAAAACAGTCCATGTAGTTTCAAGCCGTCCACGTTGTATAAAGAGAgtatgaagaaataaaaaacctAGTTCTGTTAATCCTACATCATCAACACCAGCTGGTTCATGTTCTTTCACAACTTCTTTAACTCCTTCAAGTTCTTGTTGTTGTAATGGTGCATTGAAACATTTTCGCTGATaataagatttaataaaacctttagaccaaactttaaataataatcataaattttgaacaaatctataaataataaccTGAAATTCATTCAACTCATCATCATTAAGCACTCCATCCTTGTCACGATCACATAAATTAAAGATCCTTTTGAGAGCTTCAATACAAGCTGGTTTTAATACCTACAATAAATcaacataatttataaacataatttataaaaaaagaataaatattatttaaatacataCATGTTCCCGAGAATCATACAAAGGCGCAGTTGGATGTAATACAGCCTTTTgtgcaaaataaaaaacttctGAAACATTCAATGGTTGCTTTGCCGAACATTCTACACATGTTTCTACTTCCTAAAAATAATGtcaatgattattattatttaattataaatcaatcaaataatttaattttttacactaacaataaaaataagaatttaccTTGAAGTCATTCATGATGGGTATTATTTCATCTTCTAATGACTGGTTGGTAATTTGATCACCTCGAAGGTCGATTTTATTTCCTACTAATACAATTGGAACCTGCGTAATACCGTATATGGATGGgtaaatttatctaaattagTAAACAAAATCGCCCTTTTTTTGAGCAGAAATTCAAAGGTATGTTAAATCATTCACTTTCAATTTCTATTATatcttaaaattatcatttctGATTTCTCACATTCACACCGAGACTTCTTATAAAAGGTAACCAGAATGATGCCAGGCGATTAAATGTATGTGGGTTATCTATCGCATAAACGATGCATATTACATTTGCCTTTTTAATTTCTGTTTTCAATTGTTCACGATTGTCTGATCGAGCTTTTTTTGCATAAGAGATAAtcatatttagaatttaagaaataagccagttatataataattcaaagaATTAATCACCAGATGAATCTACAATATGTGTTGTTACATTTTCAGGAGTAACTTCAGGTGGAATGGTAACTTCAGGTACGACGTGTTGGAGCTATTGAATCGTGGTACACATTAAAATGGGAAAGAATCCAAGTGTAAATTTATAGTATAGAAGTACTTACCTCAGAGACAAAAGTTTCCCTAATAAGAGACGTTATCAATGTGCTCTTTCCAACGCCGtcttaattttcataaattaaataagcGATAGAGTAAAAATTCGATAAAGCATTTAAATAAGATCGAATCACACATACCGTCCCCAACAAGCAAAATTCTTACTTCACGTCGCATCCTTTAGACGGTTTTTACGCGTCAGAGTAAAAATGAAGGTATAAAGTTAAGAATTTCGTGTTCGATAAGTTTATTaggataatatattaaacttttaaagaCCAACCAAAAATACGAACGAGTTTGACAGTTCAATTAAAGTCATCTAAACTTGTCTAgctcataatttattttcactaCATATTAGCTATATTTTATGTGGCTTGTGCTGATCTTGTGGACTCATGCTGTAAGATGATTTTCGTGTAACTAGTTAATCTAATATCGCGAGTAATAAAATAACCTTTCCCGAGTCAAAATTACAAGAAAAGAGTCTTAATTCTTGACTTTTCTTCTGTAAACAATATATTCTTACAATTAAATaagaaagtatttatttttatgtaataatctCATATGATAtcgaataaaatttatattacttttttttatctcgTATGTAAATATCTGTCACTATGAATCTtttaaaggaaatttttttttaaaaaaaaaaggaaccgAGTCAAATATTGTTATCAGTTAGTTTACTGCAcgtgatttaaaaataaatgaaactcCAACTCCAACACCCCAACACCACTTTTAactttatacaattattagtATGAAACTAATGAAAGTTTAGGTACGTTATGTTACTTTATTTTacgtttttaaaatattaccaacAATGTACGCGTTTTTTTCACTTGTAATTATTGCCAacttctatattattttattaaaaaagaaggCTATATTAAccatatcatttatatttgtgattttttttaactttcatTTGATCAAATATTGAAGTATTCGAGATATAATTTCTCAAAGGGCTTACTTTAAATAAGTTAATATACTTCTACaacaataagaataataataaataattttatggtatgaataataattaagtaataactTCGGCCatactataatatattatcaatatgTCTAAtgtcaataatttaaatctttcGGATATTATCTACGTTATCCTCGGTTAATTTAGTTATAAGAAATctagtaattttttactttttccgTTATTCTTCAAAGATTTCTGCTCATAATGATCCTTCTATTCCTAGATAGAATCTTCAAGAACACCAATCAAACCCTTTTTCGAAACTACATCAATAAGGATCTTAATTTTCTCATATGAAGCGAAAGTAACGGCCTGACCAACACCCACACGCATTAAACGAGGGAGAAGACCTTTATACAAAGCCATATAACCTTCTTTTTTGATGAGATCTACAGTCACTGATTTGAATCTAGCCCAACCTTTTTCATGGCTACTTGAACGCTGAATACGAGTCTTAATGGTATCAATTGGTGCATTTGCAAAAggtcctaaaaaaaatttttgtaaggaaaaaaaaaaaaagtttttgctaaaaaaaaaatcataaaaaataagagTTTACCCATAGCACCACTTATACCACCCATTAATAAATGTTGATAGGTTGGCAATTCTTGACCATCTTTCGTGTTCTGTAATTTTTTCATCTGTTTTTTCATTTCCTGATAAACAGTGAAATTTACAGCTTGATTTGTGGCTTGTCGAAGAGCTGTTAAAGTTACACCTTTATACAGCGCTCGAAATCCTTCTTCCTTTAATATAGTATATGTGGCATGGGCTGCATTACGATACTTTGGAATGTCTAAAGGATCAGTCATTGAATGACGTTGGGCTTGCAGACGGATTTTTATGACATCCATTGGGGTTACAACAAGCACAGCTTCTGTGACGCCTGCTCCAAGACCAGCTATGCATAATCAATAGAGAACCGTGATATGAAAAAGATCAAAGATTAAAGATTAATATACGATGATCTGATCGTCGATAATCCATGATTCCATACGTAGAtcaaatcatcaattataGATTAGATCACTGGAGATGGTGATGACATACCAAAAAATGTAGCAGAGGTTGAAACTTTGCCAGTCTCCTTATTCGCTAAATAACCCTTATAAGCCTCAAAACTGGAAAAACGAATAGCCATCTTCGGTACTATTCCTGTTACTACAGCACCAAGACCCTTATAGAAGCCGAATATTGATTCTTTCTTAGCAATATTATAAGCAACAGTAATGAAGCCCGGCCTTGGACtctaatggaaaaaaaaaaaaatgtcgatTTAAGTGCGGATCATTAAAAATCCAAggaatttttttgttcttacCTTCTTGCTCAACTGCATCCTCACTTTTATCGTATCTAAGGGATGACAACATACTGCCTCACATAGTCCAGCACCTCCACCTGCTAAGAAATGTGTTGAAAGGTTTTTCTTTTCACCGGTTTTCGGCATTATGTTGGATGACGGtttttataggaaaaaaaaataaaaaaaagaaagaaagaagaaaaagtgattatttattttttttttcaaagaaaagctgggctttttataaattattccaCAAATTAAAAGTAACGTTCGAAAGATTGTTATACAATGATTATAATTAGCCATAATCATATGTTCATATTTGAAGTCATGTGATCTGTAATTAAGCTTTCTGTAAATGTTAAGATAAAGTTAGTTCATTTCGTAATTTTTCGGAATtgtcttttttgataatcaataaCTCTGGTTCTTCTATTTcagagacaaaaaaaaaattaaagacgAATTTAAGTCCGTAAGTGTAAACCTTTACAGTAAatctaatttaagaaaaatgtAGCCTTGACTTTTTTTTGGTGACAGTGAGATTCGAACTCACGCCCCATTGCTGAGACTGCGACCTGAACGCAGCGCCTTAGACCACTCGGCCATGTCACCTTTATAGCAAGATTTCTTcaatttggaaatattttatatattttaatttaagaaaatttggTAACTGTGAAGAATTTCAAAGAactatattagaaataaaagcttaattaaatgaatttttaaagtaattttgcCACCTTATTACCAcgtgaataaaaataattacccCAAATATTCagccacaaaaaaatttgataaccAAATACGTTAacctaatatttttttttttcatattctatACAAAGTAATGAGCAAACGTAATTTTATGTCCTGCTTTAACTTATAATAACAGCTCTATCAACTAGATTTTGAGCGTCATATAACAAATTTGTAGTGTTTTTCTCTACAGATATTATGCATATTTGAAGTTATTTGTGAttctaattaaaaagtaagttaTATCATATTCTAAACTCTTTTTAAGGATActgttattttcatttattatctAATAGTTAGAGTTGCGTGGTTACTGAAAAATCACATTCTCTTGTTCTGCTGATAAGCAACTTTTGAATATTATGGAAACTTGCTAAGAAACGTGACTATGTACTTTGAAATGTACTCCAAAACGGCGTGAATCGTCATGACGGATATGACTCTGAAACACAAAAGTTTTTCAGCCATAGGTTGAGATCTTTGGGAGAAAGTACAGGTTTCCTTTGCATGTTATTTGGAAAGATAAAATGACAGACTGTCTTATTCAACTCTCATGCTACAAATTACGATAATCAAAGTTTCATAAAGGCCAAGATTTATCAAACTTTAAGCGTGAAGAAACTTCGTTTATCACATAATATTGAACATGAAATTATGGGGAGAAAGTTCttggcattttttatttattcatgttATTTATTGAGTGTACTAATAACTCGTTTCAATTACAAAATgctaaaagataaattaagaGGATTCAACATCAGAAGAATTTTAATGTAGGACAGACTAATTCAATAGTTTGTTATGGAGAATAAATTGTAAAACCATATGACTACTAAAAGTTATCTCTCATCTCTCCAATTTAAGCTATTTAATTGATCTGGTTTTACCgataaaaatacatttgtTAATTGATTTCAGTATATATTTCCCACTTTAAGGGCGTCTGTTTATCAAGATTTTCGTGATGCAATCGTGTTGAAGTTTCAGtactatttaatttcattatcgaacttttagaatattaaataaaaaaatctgctaaaaaagttactttattcatttataaCTTCTCAACAACTTCTCAATAGGTATGTAACTACTACGTATGGGAACTCTTCGCGTAGTATTAATGATTGTATTGATTGTGTAATAGGGGCTGTGGTATCACCAAATTTGTGCTTATTTGTGATTATTAGTTACAAATTCAGCCTTGTGATAAATTTGgattatcttaaatttttctctctacttcttttattttttaaacttttgtTAACGAGTAAAAATGACTAGAGGAAAGCTTGAAGTTCATATTGGTACTTAGAGTTTCAAGTTAAATTCTACACGTAAtacctttttaatttttctaatttaacaCTTTGTGCTCAACAGTTGAAGGTAAAGACATTAAAGACACGGACGTCATTGGTATGTTGCgaattttcttgtaaaataatttttatcgaataattattaatatttaatcctaccttaattatttttgaacaggcaaaggtatttatttttcaaaaaaaaaaaatcttccttATTATTACGGATAAataacactttttttataataggtgACCCTTATGTCGAACTTTGGTTGGATAATGATTCTAGTAAACATAAGACCGATACTAGAAGTGGAACCGCTACTCCTGTTTGGGACAAGTTTTTCCATTAGTGAGTTTTTtccctttatatatatatttttttttattacagttCACAGTTTAATAAtgtctatattttaaatattgcaGTTTtgttaatgataataaagtaCTTAATCTCAGAGTTCTTGATGAAGATGTTGGTGCGGATGAAGAGGTAAAAATAGCATAAatgcttatttttattttaattattttatttttaaataattttaattttagattggTGTAGCTAAAATTTCTCTTGACCAAGTATATAAAAACGAATATATTGACCAATGGGTTAGTTTGCCAGATGCAAAAGTTAGTGGTACATGTAATGGTCAAGTCCGtgtaattttggaattttggcCAACTagttgatttaaataattttattttgttttaacgaattttaaaacaatgtaatgtaaattttttcatatatttataaattattaataaacacgattatttatttttttttaaatgaatttttctaaataaaatattaggattttgttttttatcgcaCCCGCGATATATTGCACCCCATATAAAAGCATTCTAAGTAAAATTGTAAAGCAGGCAAATGAAAAATagagaattagaaaatttgacAAAGATCGGTAATCGGCATATTTAGTATGAAAATTGTTAAGGGGGGGGGAGAGCGATAtcgataattaaattaaaatacttttattattattggtgattctaataatttacaatGATACAATTTTAACTGCATTTAATGctattaatgttaaatttatcaaccttaaatatttataaatcagattttatataatactatttctaatattttaatctaactacacatcataaaatttttttaaacaaatatttatatatgatattaattttaaccaataaaaatacttaatatacctattgtttttttatatttgcatAATTGCATTGTCATTATAGCATAAATGGACTTtactttttgtataaattactactataatgatttattaaagcaagttaaataatattgtaagatccaaaaaaaaagaataactttgtattatatgaaattttgctttcttttttttttactatttaaaatattacttaactgctaatatatattattttattattgcattAACTGAATAAACTGATAGtaacatttttgtttttcaatataactatttctatattttcaataaattagttctattaatagtttataaataaatataattagtaaaaatataaatattattatagattaGTTTTTTAATGTTAGTATTGCTAGAAACTTTAACAATTTTGCAAGTTTAATAggtctttttttataaatcaaaatattagtttttaaatattttaaagaaattcaatttttaatcaGTAAACcttcttaattaataaatattatttatatattttgagttttactttttatataattataattattaagattaaaaaaaataacattatttggAAGAGTATacataatgttaaaaaagaaaccatAAATAGTTACAATACATGTGTATATTTCtctatatgtataatttagtaaataatattctattttaGTCAACTATTTGAGAAAAGTATAGCAGATTATGATGGTTggaaattatgtaattatgtaaCAGTGGATAAGTTGGTCccttaattattatataaattactaaattattcCAATTTCTTTACACTTATAAATAAAGCATTAGCATCCACAACTACCACGCcttctaaattttctaaagtTCCTTCAACgtatcctttttttatttctaattttgtaGTTTTACTACGTCCAATTACGATTTGATCCGGCTTACATGGCTTACGAAAATTTACATGTAAATAAGCGGTAGCACCATTTTTGTCTGGCAAAAAAGGAATAACCtgaaaaaaaacgaaaataaaaaataattttagttagAAAGCGAAATCAAttcaatctat encodes:
- a CDS encoding ERMES complex Ca(2+)-binding regulatory GTPase gem1; translated protein: MRREVRILLVGDDGVGKSTLITSLIRETFVSELQHVVPEVTIPPEVTPENVTTHIVDSSARSDNREQLKTEIKKANVICIVYAIDNPHTFNRLASFWLPFIRSLGVNVPIVLVGNKIDLRGDQITNQSLEDEIIPIMNDFKEVETCVECSAKQPLNVSEVFYFAQKAVLHPTAPLYDSREHVLKPACIEALKRIFNLCDRDKDGVLNDDELNEFQRKCFNAPLQQQELEGVKEVVKEHEPAGVDDVGLTELGFLFLHTLFIQRGRLETTWTVLRKFGYGDDLSLREDFLYPSFEVPHDCSVELSPLGYEFFTEIFQVFDKDKDGALKESELAQLFSTSPGDPWANSDFPHTTITNDAGAVTLQGWLAQWSMTTLLDYKTTLSYLAYLGFEDDTRMALKVTRPRKADRKRNKVQRNVFLAYVFGAAGSGKTSLLKAFVNKPYTNGYTPTTRPFCAVNSVEIKGAEKYLVLQEFGSKYEAEILQNKRKMEACDLLCFVFDSSDVNSFSYIVELRKRHNLDNYPTVFVATKSDSDLVQQRNEVQPDVYCHDLGLSGPVSVSVKNHQTADLWNHLVGVAINPVPATPGLAGSAHESSKVKKYLTFTAVMGALGGAAFLGYRLYQQQRGFGNISKRDIL